A region of Vigna radiata var. radiata cultivar VC1973A chromosome 6, Vradiata_ver6, whole genome shotgun sequence DNA encodes the following proteins:
- the LOC106765332 gene encoding transcription initiation factor TFIID subunit 5 isoform X2: protein MDEDQIEGCVSGYLKQKGFAQKDDQLQLSNADSSLQPDTLNRAQLERGSARYHDGYGRLRSWAYRSLESYKHELLRVLYPVFVHCFMDLVAKGHLQEAWNFFNTFREDHEMLHSRDLQKLGLVLSPTHLEEMEFAHSLRQSKFNIKICRYSYELLLQHLHSMQSTTIIGIINEHINFQVTAGQPSSISDDPEAVTLSGSIQDAVNQINQKEILWGMFEDSVEDHVDKAGALLSGTEKGEGEGKEGDNDESKKRSIDVGKQGNSVKKVKKDKVSSATGKNAKPEATTISAAPRIKPEIPLPIVSTDVELSILDDLRNRVQLSSVALPSVNFYTFVNTHNGLSCSSISHDGSLIVGGFSDSSLKVWDMAKLEQQSTAHFSQGGNDMSQNEQIIGQNSGRRQYTLYQGHSGPVYAATFSAAGDFLLSSSADKTVRLWSTKLNANLVCYKGHNYPIWDVQFSPAGHYFASCSHDRTARIWSMDRTKPLRIMAGHLSDVDCVQWHPNCNYIATGSSDKTVRLWDVQSGECVRVFIGHRSMILSLAMSPDGRYMASGDEDGTIMMWDLSSGCCVTPLVSHTSCVWSLAFSCEGSLLASGSADCTVKFWDVTTGIKVPRNEEKSGNANRLRSLKSLPTKSASVYSLQFSRRNLLFAAGAVAKSGC, encoded by the exons ATGGACGAAGATCAGATAGAAGGTTGTGTGAGTGGGTACCTCAAGCAGAAAGGGTTTGCGCAAAAGGATGACCAACTTCAACTTTCCAACGCGGATTCCTCTCTTCAACCCGACACTCTCAATCGCGCTCA ATTGGAGAGAGGTTCTGCTAGATACCACGATGGATATGGAAGACTGAGATCATGGGCATATAGGTCACTTGAATCATACAAG CACGAATTACTGCGTGTGCTTTATCCAGTATTCGTCCATTGCTTCATGGATCTTGTGGCAAAAGGGCATCTTCAGGAAG CTTGGAACTTTTTCAATACCTTTCGTGAGGACCATGAAATGTTGCACTCACGAGACCTTCAGAAATTGGGATTAGTTCTTTCTCCTACTCATTTGGAG GAAATGGAATTCGCTCATTCCCTTAGGCAGAGTAAGTTCAACATAAAGATATGTCGG TATTCTTATGAGCTTCTATTGCAACATCTACATAGTATGCAATCCACCACAATAATTGGAATTATCAATGAGCATATTAACTTCCAAG TTACAGCTGGGCAACCGAGCTCAATTTCTGATGATCCAGAAGCTGTTACTCTCAGTGGAAGCATCCAGGATGCAGTAAACCAGATAAATCAGAAAGAAATCCTTTGGGGG ATGTTTGAAGATTCTGTGGAAGACCACGTAGATAAGGCTGGGGCCTTGCTTTCAGGCACAGAAAAGGGTGAAGGCGAAGGCAAAGAGGGGGACAATGATGAGAGTAAG AAAAGGTCAATTGATGTAGGAAAGCAAGGTAATTCagtaaaaaaggtaaaaaaggaCAAGGTCAGCAGTGCAACAGGGAAAAATGCTAAGCCAGAAGCTACCACTATATCTGCAGCACCTCGCATTAAACCAGAGATACCTTTGCCCATAGT TTCAACTGATGTAGAACTGTCTATCCTAGACGATTTAAGGAATCGTGTACAATTGAGTAGTGTTGCTCTCCCTTCAGTGAACTTCTACACATTTGTAAATACACATAATGG TTTAAGCTGTTCATCAATATCCCATGATGGGTCATTGATTGTTGGAGGATTTTCTGACTCTTCACTAAAG GTCTGGGATATGGCAAAACTTGAGCAACAATCCACTGCTC ATTTTTCGCAGGGAGGGAATGACATGTCACAAAACGAACAAATTATTGGGCAAAATAGTGGGAGAAGACAGTACACATTGTATCAAGGTCACTCAGGTCCAGTCTATGCAGCCACTTTTAGTGCTGCCGgggattttcttctttcctcttcaGCAGACAAAACAG TTCGACTATGGAGTACAAAGCTTAATGCCAATCTTGTTTGTTACAAGGGTCACAATTACCCTATCTGGGATGTTCAG TTTAGTCCTGCAGGACATTATTTTGCCAGCTGTTCACATGACAGAACTGCTAGGATTTGGTCTATGGACAGAACAAAACCTTTAAGAATAATGGCAGGACATTTGTCAGACGTTGAT TGTGTGCAGTGGCATCCCAACTGCAACTACATTGCTACTGGCTCCAGTGATAAAACAGTTCGACTGTGGGATGTGCAGAGCGGGGAATGTGTTCGGGTTTTTATTGGTCATAGAAGTATGATTTTGTCTTTGGCAATGTCCCCTGACGGTCGCTACATGGCATCTGGTGATGAAGATGGCACAATCATGATGTGGGACCTCTCTAGTGGCTGTTGTGTCACACCTCTTGTCAGTCACACTTCATGTGTCTGGTCACTCGCTTTCAG TTGTGAAGGTTCTCTTCTAGCATCTGGATCTGCTGATTGCACCGTCAAATTTTGGGATGTGACTACGGGTATAAAGGTTCCAAGGAATGAAGAAAA AAGTGGAAATGCTAACAGACTCAGATCATTAAAAAGCCTGCCAACCAAATCTGCTTCAGTTTACTCTCTCCAG TTTTCTCGCAGGAATCTTCTTTTTGCAGCTGGAGCTGTTGCAAAAAGTGGTTGTTAG
- the LOC106765332 gene encoding transcription initiation factor TFIID subunit 5 isoform X1 gives MDEDQIEGCVSGYLKQKGFAQKDDQLQLSNADSSLQPDTLNRAQLERGSARYHDGYGRLRSWAYRSLESYKHELLRVLYPVFVHCFMDLVAKGHLQEAWNFFNTFREDHEMLHSRDLQKLGLVLSPTHLEEMEFAHSLRQSKFNIKICRYSYELLLQHLHSMQSTTIIGIINEHINFQVTAGQPSSISDDPEAVTLSGSIQDAVNQINQKEILWGMFEDSVEDHVDKAGALLSGTEKGEGEGKEGDNDESKKRSIDVGKQGNSVKKVKKDKVSSATGKNAKPEATTISAAPRIKPEIPLPIVSTDVELSILDDLRNRVQLSSVALPSVNFYTFVNTHNGLSCSSISHDGSLIVGGFSDSSLKVWDMAKLEQQSTAHFSQGGNDMSQNEQIIGQNSGRRQYTLYQGHSGPVYAATFSAAGDFLLSSSADKTVRLWSTKLNANLVCYKGHNYPIWDVQFSPAGHYFASCSHDRTARIWSMDRTKPLRIMAGHLSDVDCVQWHPNCNYIATGSSDKTVRLWDVQSGECVRVFIGHRSMILSLAMSPDGRYMASGDEDGTIMMWDLSSGCCVTPLVSHTSCVWSLAFSCEGSLLASGSADCTVKFWDVTTGIKVPRNEENRSGNANRLRSLKSLPTKSASVYSLQFSRRNLLFAAGAVAKSGC, from the exons ATGGACGAAGATCAGATAGAAGGTTGTGTGAGTGGGTACCTCAAGCAGAAAGGGTTTGCGCAAAAGGATGACCAACTTCAACTTTCCAACGCGGATTCCTCTCTTCAACCCGACACTCTCAATCGCGCTCA ATTGGAGAGAGGTTCTGCTAGATACCACGATGGATATGGAAGACTGAGATCATGGGCATATAGGTCACTTGAATCATACAAG CACGAATTACTGCGTGTGCTTTATCCAGTATTCGTCCATTGCTTCATGGATCTTGTGGCAAAAGGGCATCTTCAGGAAG CTTGGAACTTTTTCAATACCTTTCGTGAGGACCATGAAATGTTGCACTCACGAGACCTTCAGAAATTGGGATTAGTTCTTTCTCCTACTCATTTGGAG GAAATGGAATTCGCTCATTCCCTTAGGCAGAGTAAGTTCAACATAAAGATATGTCGG TATTCTTATGAGCTTCTATTGCAACATCTACATAGTATGCAATCCACCACAATAATTGGAATTATCAATGAGCATATTAACTTCCAAG TTACAGCTGGGCAACCGAGCTCAATTTCTGATGATCCAGAAGCTGTTACTCTCAGTGGAAGCATCCAGGATGCAGTAAACCAGATAAATCAGAAAGAAATCCTTTGGGGG ATGTTTGAAGATTCTGTGGAAGACCACGTAGATAAGGCTGGGGCCTTGCTTTCAGGCACAGAAAAGGGTGAAGGCGAAGGCAAAGAGGGGGACAATGATGAGAGTAAG AAAAGGTCAATTGATGTAGGAAAGCAAGGTAATTCagtaaaaaaggtaaaaaaggaCAAGGTCAGCAGTGCAACAGGGAAAAATGCTAAGCCAGAAGCTACCACTATATCTGCAGCACCTCGCATTAAACCAGAGATACCTTTGCCCATAGT TTCAACTGATGTAGAACTGTCTATCCTAGACGATTTAAGGAATCGTGTACAATTGAGTAGTGTTGCTCTCCCTTCAGTGAACTTCTACACATTTGTAAATACACATAATGG TTTAAGCTGTTCATCAATATCCCATGATGGGTCATTGATTGTTGGAGGATTTTCTGACTCTTCACTAAAG GTCTGGGATATGGCAAAACTTGAGCAACAATCCACTGCTC ATTTTTCGCAGGGAGGGAATGACATGTCACAAAACGAACAAATTATTGGGCAAAATAGTGGGAGAAGACAGTACACATTGTATCAAGGTCACTCAGGTCCAGTCTATGCAGCCACTTTTAGTGCTGCCGgggattttcttctttcctcttcaGCAGACAAAACAG TTCGACTATGGAGTACAAAGCTTAATGCCAATCTTGTTTGTTACAAGGGTCACAATTACCCTATCTGGGATGTTCAG TTTAGTCCTGCAGGACATTATTTTGCCAGCTGTTCACATGACAGAACTGCTAGGATTTGGTCTATGGACAGAACAAAACCTTTAAGAATAATGGCAGGACATTTGTCAGACGTTGAT TGTGTGCAGTGGCATCCCAACTGCAACTACATTGCTACTGGCTCCAGTGATAAAACAGTTCGACTGTGGGATGTGCAGAGCGGGGAATGTGTTCGGGTTTTTATTGGTCATAGAAGTATGATTTTGTCTTTGGCAATGTCCCCTGACGGTCGCTACATGGCATCTGGTGATGAAGATGGCACAATCATGATGTGGGACCTCTCTAGTGGCTGTTGTGTCACACCTCTTGTCAGTCACACTTCATGTGTCTGGTCACTCGCTTTCAG TTGTGAAGGTTCTCTTCTAGCATCTGGATCTGCTGATTGCACCGTCAAATTTTGGGATGTGACTACGGGTATAAAGGTTCCAAGGAATGAAGAAAA TAGAAGTGGAAATGCTAACAGACTCAGATCATTAAAAAGCCTGCCAACCAAATCTGCTTCAGTTTACTCTCTCCAG TTTTCTCGCAGGAATCTTCTTTTTGCAGCTGGAGCTGTTGCAAAAAGTGGTTGTTAG
- the LOC106763846 gene encoding ER membrane protein complex subunit 4: MEKGKGVMGSGGRRWAVDLSDNSTSRDIPDPPGFSRASLDQDDSTLSRQKKDAESNWKAQKAWEVAQAPLKNLLMMGFMMWMAGSTVHLFSIGITFSALWQPISALQSVGKIFEPYKDNKVELLGPKLLFIALNLGGLALGVWKLNALGLLPTHTSDWVSSLPPAQEVEFSGGGVNLG; this comes from the exons ATGGAGAAGGGAAAGGGAGTGATGGGATCGGGAGGAAGAAGGTGGGCCGTTGACCTCTCCGACAATTCCACTTCTCGCGATATTCCCGATCCTCCCGGTTTCTCTCGCGCTTCTCTCGACCAG GACGACTCAACGCTTAGTCGCCAGAAGAAGGACGCTGAATCCAATTGGAAAGCCCag AAAGCTTGGGAGGTAGCTCAAGCCCCTTTGAAGAATTTACTGATGATGGGGTTCATGATGTGGATGGCTGGTAGCACAGTCCACTTGTTTAGCATTGGGATTACTTTCTCTGCTCTTTGGCAACCCATTAGTGCCTTGCAGAGTGTCGGAAAGA TTTTTGAGCCCTACAAAGACAATAAGGTGGAGCTTCTTGGACCTAAGTTGTTATTTATAGCCCTTAATTTGGGTGGCTTGGCACTAGGTGTTTGGAAG CTCAATGCATTGGGGCTTCTTCCTACACACACATCAGACTGGGTCTCATCCTTGCCACCTGCTCAG GAGGTGGAATTTTCAGGTGGTGGTGTAAATTTGGGTTGA